In the Nitrospirota bacterium genome, ACGTCAAAACATAAAATAGAGGATGTAATAATCTCTACCCCGTATGACCATCTGTTTTTAGCCCCATCCTCAATTGATCTACTTGCCGTGGAGCTTGAAATGGTGAACAAGGACCGCCGTGAGTGGCTGCTTTCTGATGCTCTGATGCCTCTCAGAGACAAATACCAGTACATTTTTATAGACTGTCCGCCCTCACTTGGGCTTATAACGTTAAACTCCCTCGTTGCCGCTGATTCCGTCATTGTGCCGGTTCAGTGTGAGTACTATGCGCTTGAGGGGCTTACTATGCTTATGAGAACCATTAATCTTGTAAAACGCTCATTTAATCCGTCTCTTTCCATAGAAGGAATTTTGTTAACCATGTTTGATGCCAGAAACTCTCTGTCTTCGGCAGTAGCCAAAGAGGTAAAAACTCATTTTGGACAGAAAGTTTATACAACTATAATTCCTCGAAATGTGACTCTTGGCGAGTCCCCCGGGCATGGCAAGCCTGCCCTCTATTATGATGTCCGATCAAAAGGCGCTCAGACCTATTTGACCCTCGCACGGGAGATTCTGGGAGACATTGCGCTTCAGAATAAGGCAGTATCATGAAAAAAGCGCTGGGACGCGGTCTCGATGCCCTGATTCCCACCGAGGGCGAGGAAATCCATCAGATTGAGATTGAAAAAATCTTCCCTAACCCGTCTCAACCGCGTAAACATTTCTCCGAGGAGTCGTTAAATCAACTGGCAGAGTCTATAAGCCAACAAGGAATCATCCAACCCATCATTGTTGCCAGAACAGGGGACGGTACTTTTACAATTGTTGCCGGGGAAAGACGCTGGAGAGCAGCCACAATTTCCGGCTCTCAGAAAATCCCCTGTATTATTCGTGATGAGAGTGCTGAGGAGTCTTTTGAAATCTCGCTGATAGAAAACATTCAGCGTGAGGAGCTTAATCCGATTGAAACAGCTACTGCATTTTTAAGGATTATGGAGGAACAGGGAATAACGCAGGAGGAGCTGTCTAAAAAAATCGGCAAGCAGAGAGCAACTGTAGCTAACTACGTAAGGCTTCTGACGCATCCTGAGGAAATAAAATCTTTTATAATTTCAGGAGCGCTTTCTATGGGACACGCTAAAGTGCTCCTCTCTCTGAAAGACCAGTCTCAGCAGCTTGAGGCGGCACAAATGGTTGTGAAAAATTCGCTCAGTGTCCGTGAAACAGAAGCCCTTTGTAAAAAACTCTCAACGGACTCCACATCATCTGTTAAAAAGCCTGAGCCCCCCAAAGACCCGCACATAGCTGGCGTTGAGGATGAACTAACACGAAATCTCGGCACTAAGGTCAGAATTCATCACAAGGGAAACACCGGACGCATCGAAATAGACTATTATACAATGGATGACCTTAACAGGATTATTGATATATTAAAAATATGACACAAGCAGCAGTGATTATACCGGCACGGTACGGAGCATCCAGGTTTCCAGGGAAACCGCTGGCACTGATTTGCGGTAAGCCGATGATAGAGCACGTCTATGAACGCGCTAAAAGAGCACACTCAGCAAGCGCAGTTTTTGTGGCAACCGACAACGCCAAAATCTACGACACTGTGGTTGGTTTTGGAGGTGCTGCCATTATGACCAAAGAGACCCACGCAACTGGCACTGACAGAATAGCCGAAGCGGCAAGGGATTTGCCTTTTACCGTAATTGTCAACGTGCAGGGAGATGAGCCTCTCATTGAACCAGACATGATTGACTCAGTAATTGAACTTATGCAAGACGACAGAGCTTCTATGGGAACTCTTAAAAAGAAAATAACAACCCCCTGTGACATCTTTGATCCAAATATCGTTAAAGTCGTGACAGACTCTGAAGGGTTTGCTCTTTATTTTTCAAGATCAACTATTCCATATTTAAGGGATGTTTTTGACGGGAAATCAACGCTGGACAGTATGGATGCCATAGACTCATCAGGGATACAGTATTATAAACACATTGGAATTTATGGTTACAAAAAAGAAGTGCTTTTAAGGCTTTCGGAGCTGCCGGAGAGTGAGTTAGAAAAAGCCGAAAAACTTGAACAATTGCGGGCTCTGACAAATGGGTACGGAATAAAGGTTGGCGAAACCAGCTTTGATACCATAGCAGTGGATCGCCCGGAGGATATAGGAAAGGTGGAGAGATGGCTAAATACATATTCCTGACAGGCGGCGTGGTATCGTCCCTCGGAAAGGGGATAGCAGCATCTGCAATCGGAGCACTGCTTGAAGCCAGAGGGCTTAAGGTAACGCTTCAAAAACTTGATCCTTACATAAACCTCGACCCTGGCACACTAAGCCCTTTTCAACACGGCGAGGTCTATGTCACTGAGGATGGGACTGAAACAGACCTTGACTTAGGCCATTACGAACGATTCACGCACGTTCAGAGCTCTCAGAAAAACAACTACACCACAGGTAAAATCTATTTTAATGTCATTAAAAAGGAACGCCTCGGCCACTACCTCGGTCAAACCGTTCAAGTAGTGCCCCACATTACGGATGAAATCAAATCGGCTATTCGTTCTCTTGACTGTGATGGGGTGGATGTGGTGATAGTTGAGATTGGGGGCACAATTGGTGACATAGAAAGTCTGCCCTTTCTTGAGGCCATAAGACAGATTCCTTATGATGTAGGCAGAGAAAACACAATGTACTTTCATCTGACACTGGTTCCCTACATAGGTAGCGCCGGAGAGCTAAAGTCAAAACCAACTCAGCACAGTGTAAAAGAGCTGCGCGAGATAGGAATTCAACCGGATGCCCTACTTTGCCGCTCAGACAGGGAGATTCCGCAGGATATGAAAAGAAAAATCGCCCTTCACTGTAACATCGAGGAGGACTCCGTGATTGGTGCCATAGATGTGGAGACAATTTATGAGGTTCCTTTAGTGCTTCACAGAGAGGGACTTGATACTTTGATAGCTAAGAAATTTAAATTTGACACTAACCCTCCAAAACTTGATGTGTGGCACAATGTGGTAAAAACCATAAAGACCCCATCTAATGAGGTAACGATAGCGCTTGTAGGAAAGTACATCGGCCTTAGGGATGCCTATAAAAGTCTGATAGAGTCACTGATTCATGGCGGCATTGCAAACGATGCCCGTGTTAATTTCAAATGGCTGGATTCTGAGGAGTTAGAAAGGCACGAAATAGATAAATATATGTCTGATGTGGATGGAATACTGGTGCCTGGCGGGTTTGGAATTCGAGGGATAGAGGGTAAAATACGAGCTGTCCAATATGCACGGGAAAAGAAGATTCCGTACTTTGGCATCTGCCTTGGTATGCAGTGTGCTGTGATAGAGTTTGCAAGAAATGTGTGTGGAATAACTGGGGCAAACAGCGCCGAGTTTGACGTGAAGTGTGCTGAGCCTATAATTTATCTGATGGAACAGTGGTTTGATTTTAAAACAAACTCTGTGCAAAAACGAAGTATGGAAAGCGAAAAGGGCGGCACTATGCGTCTTGGCGGTTATCCTTGCCTGCTTGAGCACGGCAGTAATGCTCAAGAGGCCTACGAAAAAACCGAGATCACAGAGCGGCATCGCCACAGATATGAATTTAATAATGACTACAGGGAGATTTTACAATCCAAAGGGATGCGCTTTAGCGGACTTAGCCCTGACGGCAAGCTGGTTGAAATAGTGGAACTAAGCGGACATCCGTGGTTTCTTGGCTGTCAGTTTCATCCTGAGTTTAAATCAAGGCCGACCGAGCCTCATCCTCTTTTTAAGGCATTCATTTCCAGTGCAATACGAGAAAAACGTTCCCTGTTCCCAACTCACGGAATAACTGCAATGGAACAAAGGAGATAGATGATTTCTGAAAGTAAAATAATAGAAACAGCCCGCAATGTGCTGCAAGAAGAGGCACAAGCGATACTGGAACTAATTGAAAGGCTTGACAGCCGTTTTATTCACGCAGTGGATTTAATATTTGACAGCCACGGCAAGACAGTTCTTACGGGAATGGGGAAATCCGGGCTGATAGCAAAGAAAATATCAGCAACTCTGGCCTCAACCGGCACACCCTCTTTTTTTATGCACCCGGCAGAGGCAGGCCACGGCGACCTTGGCATGGTGACAAGCGATGATGTGGTTATAGCCATTTCTAACAGCGGCGAGACTGAAGAGATACTTCGCCTAATACCGTTTTTTAAGCGTTTTAATATTAACCTTATCAGTATGACCGGCAATATGAACTCAACCCTATCCAGAGAATCCGTGGTAAGCATTGATATAACTGTCAAAGAGGAGGCGTGTCCTATGGGAGTTGTGCCTACCTCATCAACAACGGCAACTCTTGCCATGGGGGATGCCCTTGCAGTGGTGCTGCTACTTAAACGTGGATTTAAAAAGGAGGATTTTGCTTTTTTCCATCCTAACGGAGCAATAGGCAAAAAACTCTTCATAAAAGTATCTGATCTGATGCACTCCGGAGACTCTCTCCCCTACGTAACACCACAGGCAAAGATGGCAGAGGCCGTGATGGAAATATCCTCAAAACGTCTCGGAGTAACCATAGTGGCCGACAGCAGCAGAAAAATCCTTGGAATAATAACAGATGGAGATTTAAGGCGCGGCATAGCTCAGTGGGGACGCAATGTGTTTGATATGGAGGCCTCTGAAGTAATGACTAAAAACCCTCGCTACATTGATGAAAACGAACTTGCCGCAAAGGCTCTGTCGGTTATGGAAACACACGCCATCACGTCTCTGATTGTGCCGGACACAGAAGGTTGTGCCATTGGCATAATACACCTGCACGATATCTTACGAAAAGGCATTGTCTAAGGCCAGTTAACTAAAAAAAACTAAATAACAACAAACCACAGATAAACACAGATTCAGATTACTTCATCTATCTGTGTCCATCTGTGGTTAAAAATCCTTTTCTATATAAGTAATTATAAGTCAGCGCTGCTAAAAACTATAAATAGCTTTTCAGCAGCCCTCATTATTTTAATAAGTGTACCCTGTTGCGTTGTCCGTATAAATAGGGTTGTTTTCAAGAGTATATTTGACCTCATTAGTCCAACCAAATGCCCATGGATCTATGTCATAGGGTCTCAGACCAGCTATATTATTGTAGCCCATAACGTACCCTGCCTCACAAGAGTACCCTGTGAGAACACGAGTTGGAGTTGACGTTCCCTGAAAACAGGACATGACGATATTTTTACAATTAAGGTGGCTGTTACGTACAGAGGCTTGCCTTTGGTTGCTGTAAAGGTCAGTATAAACAGAAGATCCATCACTTTGTTTTATGGAGGAGATGAATGTCAGTTTGGCCCCGTACCCTTCTGATGTACCTACGTAGTTGGATAAGGATGAGGCCAAATTGTCAGTACTTGTACCTATATATATACCCTGACCGTTAAAAGTTATCTGTGCTGATTTTTGAGATGCGGTGCCTGCATTAATAGCAGATGAAATACTTATAGGATTCCTGTCCGTATTGCCGAGAAAGTTAGACATAACAGTAAAAAGCACTTTTGTTACATTGTCAGAGGACGTACCAAAATTAGAAACAATGCAAGTTACAGTACCAGCCGGGTTTGTATGCAAATACGGCAGATTATATGTCACGTATGTCCCATTGTCAAAACATGTGAGATTATCCTCGACACTAAAACTATAATCTTCTCCGGCTGTATTATAACAACCAGTAGCACCGCCCGAAGCAGTCTTAACACCTAAATTTCCACCCCAGAAAAACAAGGCTGCCACCATTAACAGCCCAACAACAAACAACATAATATTTGCAGTATATTTATTCACAATAAACCTCCTTTGGGCACTAAATAAAAGGGTAAGCTCTTAAGCTTCCCCCTATGACGGCTATAAAACCATCTCCTTACATTTCACCTTGCATCATCCCTTATACGCATTTGAGCTCTCTGGCTTCACAGAATTAAAAAGAATACCCTGTTGCATTGTCAGCCGTAGTTTCACCGGAGAAATTATTCTGTCTTATATTATAGGGTTTGAAGGTTGTTACGTCATCAGCATTACTAGCATAGCCTGCCTCACAGGAATAACCAACAAGGTTTCGCTTAGGATTCGATGTACCCTGGAAACAAGACATTACAAGGTTTTTACAATTAAGGTGACTGTCACGCACCGCATTTGTCCCTGCCACAATGGTTGATACAAAAGACAACTTGGCTCCATACATCTCAGAAGTACCGAGAATTGATGACATATTAACATACTGGTTGTCGGTGGTTGTACCTACGTAAATACCCTGACCGCTAAAAGCCAACATGACCGTTTTTTTGGAGGTAAAATAGTTCAATACTGTCAACTGGGCAGTACTCCGGTCAACTGAGCCCCTTTCATTGCCCATGATGTTAAAATTAACATGTGTTATATTATCTGCTCCAATACCAAAGTTGGAGACAACACAATAAACAACACCAGCTGGATTTGTGTGTAAATATGGCAAATAGTACGTCACATAGGTTCCGTTTGTACCACCACAAACCTCAGACACACTGCCAATAAAAAACAAAGATACTAAAACTAATACCAAACACACGATATTCTTCATAAAACCCTCCTTAACAAAAATATTTAAGCTCTTCTATTCTAAGCAACAACTTAGCTGTAGTAACACATCCATAAACGTTGCACTATTACACTTCATTTGCCATCTATGATAAATATAATTCTGCTGCTTTGTCAACGCTCCCCCGATTCTAATTATTAAGCAAAATATCCGGTTCTTGCCAAATCAAGTATATAACATTTTATATTTTCCAGCAAACAGAGTCTTTCTGCATTTTTTCTATCTGCTCATTACGAGTTTGAAACCCGGGCTTACCCAGAGCACCGTATAAGTTATTTTTGCCCGTCTCCACCCACGGCTGATTGAAAGGATTAACGCCAAATAAAAAACCAAGAAAAGCGGTTGCTATCTCAAAAAACTGAAATAACTGGCCAACGTGATACGCATCCAGGATAGGTATGGCTATTGAAACGTTAGGTTTTGAAGCATCTGACAACGAATGCTCAGTGGATTGCAGTGCAGTGCTGATTAGCTCATTTAGAGAGCGTCCTGCCAGACAGTTAAAACCTTCTTTGTCGCTAAAAACCATTGGTATCATAATGTCTTTGCCATAATCTTTTATCTTTATAAATATGACGACCTTATCCTCCGGCCCCTCCATCCATAGTTGAAGCTGTGAGTGTTGGTCTGTGGTTCCTACAGATGGGTATGGAGTGATGCCAAAGCCAAGCTTTCCAAGACTTTCTGCCCACAACTGGCAAAACCAGTCTGAAAATGCCTTTAAACCATCGGCATAAGGCATTATTACATTAATGTTCCTTCCCTCCTCAGTGCTCATTAGGTACAACAGCGACGAAAATATATAGGCAGGGTTTTCCCACAGCTCACCTGACTTACATTTTTCGGTGATCTCATGTGCCCCCCTTAGCAGCTCATCGGAGCTTATTCCTGCTACCTCGGCAAGAAGCAGCCCCGTGGTTAAGACCGAATACCTGCCGACTATTGTTGTAGGGATTTCAAGGCTTTTTATATTATACTCATTAATCAGACTGCGGATTATGCCTTTCTCAGGATTTGTTGTCAATATAAATCTGTTGACAACTTCGCTGCCTACCGCTTTTTCTATTTTATCCCATAGAAGCATAAAAGTGGCAATAGTTTCAGCTGTGTTGCCGGACTTTGTTACAACATTAACGGTAGTCTTAGCTGGGTCTATTATCTCAAGCATTGTTGCTATGGTTCTTGGGTCAATGTTGTCAAAAATGTGGATTTTTGGTTTTCCCCGGTAGTTATGGAGGGGGCTGAGCGACTCCAGTATCGCTCTGGGGCCTATGGCTGAACCCCCTATGCCAAGTATCACAAAGTGCTCGGATGTCTCCCTGACATGTCGTGCAATTTTCTTTATTTCTGTTGTGGTTTGACCTCCAAGGTCTAAAAAGGAAAGCTCCTTCCACTTTCTTTCCTCTATTTGTTTATGTGCACTTAGTACCTTCTCCCTTATCCCCTCAATTTGGTTGAGAGAAAGTCCCTTTTCCCCAATTACCTCCTCCAGCATGTTACCAAAGTAAACTTCTAACATTAAGCCTCTCCTGTGCTCTTTTATTTAGCAAGCCCGGGTGTTCTGCTTCTGAGTATCTATACAGTAGTTTATAAATTTACATCAAAAATGGCAATACCATAATATATTTAATTTTTCTTTCCTTGAAAAAAACACTTGACTTATTTCTTTCCTTTTTATATACTTGCTTCGAGGTGGTTTATAGCCTACATTATAGCGTGGGGAGGTTTTATGAAAATTCTCGGAATAGTTATTTTGGTTTTGATGTCAATGGTTTCTGTGTTAAGTGCTGATACTGTCTCTTATCATTTACCCTACTTACACACAAATACAAGCGCTGTGACTTATTGTGTTGCTAACAATTCATCTTCTAACACTTTGACTGTGTCTTTTACAGCAACAGCAACAGCTAATGGAGCGAGCACTAATGGAGCTACAAACTCGTATGGATATGTGATATCCGGACATACCACAAGAATGTTTACATTCTCAGGACAGGTCGTATACCAAAATGGTCCGACAGACGAAAGAGTGGACTTAGTCGTTGATACAGACCCTTCAGCAAGTTACGGCGGTGTTTTATCGTTCTCTTCAACAGGTACCTCA is a window encoding:
- a CDS encoding CTP synthase, whose product is MAKYIFLTGGVVSSLGKGIAASAIGALLEARGLKVTLQKLDPYINLDPGTLSPFQHGEVYVTEDGTETDLDLGHYERFTHVQSSQKNNYTTGKIYFNVIKKERLGHYLGQTVQVVPHITDEIKSAIRSLDCDGVDVVIVEIGGTIGDIESLPFLEAIRQIPYDVGRENTMYFHLTLVPYIGSAGELKSKPTQHSVKELREIGIQPDALLCRSDREIPQDMKRKIALHCNIEEDSVIGAIDVETIYEVPLVLHREGLDTLIAKKFKFDTNPPKLDVWHNVVKTIKTPSNEVTIALVGKYIGLRDAYKSLIESLIHGGIANDARVNFKWLDSEELERHEIDKYMSDVDGILVPGGFGIRGIEGKIRAVQYAREKKIPYFGICLGMQCAVIEFARNVCGITGANSAEFDVKCAEPIIYLMEQWFDFKTNSVQKRSMESEKGGTMRLGGYPCLLEHGSNAQEAYEKTEITERHRHRYEFNNDYREILQSKGMRFSGLSPDGKLVEIVELSGHPWFLGCQFHPEFKSRPTEPHPLFKAFISSAIREKRSLFPTHGITAMEQRR
- a CDS encoding ParB/RepB/Spo0J family partition protein, which codes for MKKALGRGLDALIPTEGEEIHQIEIEKIFPNPSQPRKHFSEESLNQLAESISQQGIIQPIIVARTGDGTFTIVAGERRWRAATISGSQKIPCIIRDESAEESFEISLIENIQREELNPIETATAFLRIMEEQGITQEELSKKIGKQRATVANYVRLLTHPEEIKSFIISGALSMGHAKVLLSLKDQSQQLEAAQMVVKNSLSVRETEALCKKLSTDSTSSVKKPEPPKDPHIAGVEDELTRNLGTKVRIHHKGNTGRIEIDYYTMDDLNRIIDILKI
- a CDS encoding glucose-6-phosphate isomerase → MLEVYFGNMLEEVIGEKGLSLNQIEGIREKVLSAHKQIEERKWKELSFLDLGGQTTTEIKKIARHVRETSEHFVILGIGGSAIGPRAILESLSPLHNYRGKPKIHIFDNIDPRTIATMLEIIDPAKTTVNVVTKSGNTAETIATFMLLWDKIEKAVGSEVVNRFILTTNPEKGIIRSLINEYNIKSLEIPTTIVGRYSVLTTGLLLAEVAGISSDELLRGAHEITEKCKSGELWENPAYIFSSLLYLMSTEEGRNINVIMPYADGLKAFSDWFCQLWAESLGKLGFGITPYPSVGTTDQHSQLQLWMEGPEDKVVIFIKIKDYGKDIMIPMVFSDKEGFNCLAGRSLNELISTALQSTEHSLSDASKPNVSIAIPILDAYHVGQLFQFFEIATAFLGFLFGVNPFNQPWVETGKNNLYGALGKPGFQTRNEQIEKMQKDSVCWKI
- a CDS encoding KpsF/GutQ family sugar-phosphate isomerase is translated as MISESKIIETARNVLQEEAQAILELIERLDSRFIHAVDLIFDSHGKTVLTGMGKSGLIAKKISATLASTGTPSFFMHPAEAGHGDLGMVTSDDVVIAISNSGETEEILRLIPFFKRFNINLISMTGNMNSTLSRESVVSIDITVKEEACPMGVVPTSSTTATLAMGDALAVVLLLKRGFKKEDFAFFHPNGAIGKKLFIKVSDLMHSGDSLPYVTPQAKMAEAVMEISSKRLGVTIVADSSRKILGIITDGDLRRGIAQWGRNVFDMEASEVMTKNPRYIDENELAAKALSVMETHAITSLIVPDTEGCAIGIIHLHDILRKGIV
- the kdsB gene encoding 3-deoxy-manno-octulosonate cytidylyltransferase — encoded protein: MTQAAVIIPARYGASRFPGKPLALICGKPMIEHVYERAKRAHSASAVFVATDNAKIYDTVVGFGGAAIMTKETHATGTDRIAEAARDLPFTVIVNVQGDEPLIEPDMIDSVIELMQDDRASMGTLKKKITTPCDIFDPNIVKVVTDSEGFALYFSRSTIPYLRDVFDGKSTLDSMDAIDSSGIQYYKHIGIYGYKKEVLLRLSELPESELEKAEKLEQLRALTNGYGIKVGETSFDTIAVDRPEDIGKVERWLNTYS
- a CDS encoding ParA family protein, with protein sequence MGKVISISNQKGGVGKTTTAINLAASMGLAGKDILIVDTDPQCNSTSGLGVDRKNLVKTLYDVYTSKHKIEDVIISTPYDHLFLAPSSIDLLAVELEMVNKDRREWLLSDALMPLRDKYQYIFIDCPPSLGLITLNSLVAADSVIVPVQCEYYALEGLTMLMRTINLVKRSFNPSLSIEGILLTMFDARNSLSSAVAKEVKTHFGQKVYTTIIPRNVTLGESPGHGKPALYYDVRSKGAQTYLTLAREILGDIALQNKAVS